In Clostridia bacterium, a single window of DNA contains:
- a CDS encoding AIPR family protein — protein MYFNFSSFSLINSSVENIKNAINMETASNAFYYFALNKILNLSNDDISESITDNYFLKTQSLPGGHDRGIDAVYLDDDNIYFFNMKYTEDPYKSKNSNFPSSEVDKILKYFDCLYNFNKQGLKNINDRLKQFTQEIWSLWQSKKANLPSVKLYLCSNYCSGLEKSELERLNIELKKYNIEIKEYLLHDFVILATRENIKIPSAKFRADKDQFFVKCSVGDIKALIVSVNALDLIRMISTNENYRMDPDLEDTFYDQIEINEDVFYDNVRVYKKAKGRINKTICNTARSEDRFNFFYYNNGITITCKSFSCTPLKISLISINEFQVVNGCQTLHALFDVFKENYKYLKDIDILCRIYELKDRTKSVKIAEYTNSQNPVKSRDIRSIDFVQEKLEEELKVKGFKYLRKAQIIADKNTIDAEKAGQAMLAFYLDMPRESKNAKGLIFGDKYEQIFHEDITADYLLLPYQLLSQIENKKKELIDDNTIPYIKKSYILYCSYYILYLLKELAKKNNIELNYKNCNEIFSLYDNAKNIIDQSVQIAKSREGEKYVDQSYFKSSRVMDDIQKVIQN, from the coding sequence ATGTATTTTAATTTTTCAAGTTTTTCTTTAATTAATTCAAGTGTAGAAAACATAAAAAATGCAATTAATATGGAAACTGCATCTAATGCTTTTTATTATTTTGCTTTAAATAAGATTCTTAATTTGTCTAATGATGATATTTCTGAAAGTATAACTGATAATTATTTTTTGAAAACTCAATCATTACCTGGAGGACATGATAGAGGTATTGATGCTGTTTATTTAGATGATGATAATATTTATTTTTTTAATATGAAATACACTGAAGATCCTTATAAATCTAAAAATTCTAATTTCCCATCTTCAGAAGTTGATAAAATATTAAAATACTTTGATTGCTTATATAATTTTAATAAACAAGGATTAAAAAACATAAATGATAGATTAAAGCAATTTACTCAAGAAATATGGTCATTGTGGCAGTCTAAAAAAGCTAATTTGCCATCCGTGAAGTTATATTTATGCAGTAATTATTGTTCAGGGTTAGAAAAATCGGAACTTGAAAGATTAAATATAGAGTTAAAAAAATATAATATTGAAATAAAAGAATATCTTTTACACGATTTTGTTATACTTGCAACAAGAGAAAATATTAAAATTCCTAGTGCTAAATTTAGAGCCGATAAAGATCAGTTTTTTGTTAAATGTAGTGTTGGAGATATAAAAGCATTAATTGTGTCTGTGAATGCTTTAGACTTAATAAGGATGATATCAACTAATGAAAATTATCGAATGGATCCTGATTTAGAAGATACTTTTTATGATCAAATAGAAATTAATGAAGATGTTTTTTATGATAATGTTAGAGTATATAAAAAAGCAAAAGGAAGAATTAATAAAACAATTTGCAATACAGCTAGATCTGAGGATAGATTTAATTTCTTTTATTATAATAATGGTATTACAATTACTTGTAAATCATTTTCTTGTACTCCACTCAAAATTAGCTTAATATCAATAAATGAATTTCAAGTTGTAAACGGTTGTCAAACTTTGCATGCGCTTTTCGATGTTTTTAAGGAAAATTATAAATATCTTAAAGATATAGACATACTTTGTAGAATTTATGAATTAAAAGACAGGACTAAAAGTGTTAAAATTGCAGAATATACAAATAGTCAAAATCCTGTTAAAAGTAGAGATATTAGATCGATAGATTTTGTTCAAGAAAAATTAGAAGAAGAGCTAAAAGTTAAAGGATTTAAGTATTTAAGAAAAGCACAAATTATTGCTGATAAAAATACAATAGATGCTGAAAAAGCAGGACAAGCAATGCTAGCTTTTTATTTGGACATGCCAAGAGAATCAAAAAATGCTAAAGGACTTATTTTTGGCGATAAATATGAGCAAATTTTTCATGAAGATATTACAGCGGATTATTTATTATTGCCATATCAATTGCTATCACAAATAGAAAATAAAAAGAAAGAATTAATAGATGATAACACTATTCCTTATATAAAAAAATCTTATATTCTTTATTGCTCCTATTATATATTGTATTTATTAAAAGAACTTGCAAAAAAAAATAATATAGAATTAAATTATAAAAATTGCAATGAAATTTTTAGCTTGTATGACAATGCAAAAAATATAATTGATCAATCAGTACAAATAGCTAAAAGTCGTGAGGGCGAAAAATATGTTGATCAATCATATTTTAAATCATCTCGAGTAATGGATGATATCCAAAAAGTAATTCAAAACTAA
- a CDS encoding glycoside hydrolase family 18 protein → MQIYTIQRGDSLYAIARTFNSSVNDIVNANRIPDPERLVVGQTIVIPITGRYYFVQPGDSLWSIGRRFNVNYLTLAQINRINPSQPLPVGLRLYIPPFPKVSAEVNAYIEPMGNAPSQSLLADAREAAPRLTYLATFSYRVNRDGTLNPPPIQGIPEIARQNGNTLMMVVTNIEEGQFNGELGRSIIESTAVQELLFDNIIAEARRTGFRDIHFDFEFLPPDLRVLYTEFLRRAVNRLHAEGLLVSAALAPKTSAEQTGQWYEAHDYGAIGQIVDFVVIMTYEWGYSGGPPMAVSPIDKVEEVLRYALTEIPANKILMGQNLYGYDWTLPFVQGGPFARAVSPQTAILLARDNNAEILFDQVAQAPHFNYFDAQGREHKVWFEDARSIQAKFDLIKELGLRGISYWKLGLPFPQNWLLIDENFNVVKR, encoded by the coding sequence ATGCAAATTTATACGATTCAAAGAGGGGATTCGCTTTATGCTATAGCGCGGACGTTTAATTCTTCGGTCAACGATATTGTCAATGCCAATCGTATTCCTGATCCTGAGCGCCTTGTAGTAGGGCAGACTATAGTTATACCTATTACGGGCAGATATTATTTTGTGCAGCCTGGCGACAGTCTTTGGTCTATCGGACGCAGATTTAACGTCAATTATCTTACATTAGCACAAATTAATCGTATTAACCCTTCTCAACCATTGCCTGTAGGGCTAAGATTGTATATTCCGCCTTTTCCTAAAGTAAGTGCCGAGGTCAACGCCTATATCGAACCCATGGGCAATGCGCCAAGTCAAAGCCTGTTAGCAGATGCAAGAGAAGCTGCTCCAAGACTTACTTATCTTGCAACATTTAGTTATAGGGTTAATCGTGATGGAACTCTTAATCCTCCACCTATTCAAGGAATACCCGAAATTGCAAGGCAAAACGGTAACACGCTTATGATGGTGGTTACCAATATAGAAGAAGGGCAATTTAACGGAGAACTAGGGCGTTCTATAATTGAAAGCACTGCGGTGCAAGAACTGTTGTTTGATAATATCATCGCTGAGGCAAGACGCACAGGCTTTAGAGATATACATTTTGATTTTGAATTTTTGCCGCCAGATTTGAGAGTTCTTTATACTGAGTTTTTGCGCCGAGCAGTCAACAGGCTTCATGCAGAAGGTCTTCTTGTTTCAGCAGCGCTCGCTCCTAAGACCAGCGCAGAACAAACAGGGCAATGGTACGAAGCGCATGATTATGGCGCGATAGGTCAAATAGTGGATTTTGTAGTCATAATGACATACGAATGGGGTTATTCAGGCGGCCCGCCTATGGCAGTTTCGCCTATTGATAAGGTTGAAGAAGTGCTTAGATATGCGTTGACTGAAATTCCTGCCAATAAAATTTTGATGGGACAAAATCTATATGGCTATGACTGGACATTACCCTTTGTTCAGGGCGGACCATTTGCTCGTGCGGTCAGTCCGCAGACAGCTATTTTATTGGCAAGGGATAATAATGCTGAAATACTTTTTGATCAGGTTGCACAGGCGCCTCACTTTAATTATTTTGATGCTCAAGGCAGAGAACATAAAGTATGGTTTGAAGATGCGCGCAGCATACAAGCCAAGTTTGACTTAATAAAAGAATTAGGTTTGCGTGGTATCAGCTATTGGAAGCTGGGACTTCCATTTCCTCAAAACTGGTTATTAATAGATGAAAATTTTAACGTTGTAAAAAGATAA